The following nucleotide sequence is from Halictus rubicundus isolate RS-2024b chromosome 7, iyHalRubi1_principal, whole genome shotgun sequence.
ctctctctctctatatatatataatggaAGTTCTATTTTACAtttacaatttgttaaatattaaaattatttacagtcaCTAGACAATAATAATCTTAAATAccccagtaaacaatttgctatgaatttgttaccaaaatttgtctgcaaattccgatccatctgtttctacattaggctcggtatttgtgTGCAAAGGTTGCAGCCaacattccatgccaaatcaagACCAAATCGAAGCCACACCTTGACTTTGTTATAGAGCAgtaagagcgaacctaaccttgttctaagaGTAAACCTTGCTTGTAGGAAGGAgaacggaattaaattattgaaaatatatgaaacataaaattatataatctagaagtttaaataaaattctatttttcctcctacagcaaggtttattccgatttttcccgatatgtACTTATAGAGCAAGGACTTAGTGCGATCgccctgccctctataacgaagccaaggtttggtctcaatttggcatggaattttgcttgcaaactttgcactcaaattccgATCTATTTGTTTCTGCATTTGGTTccgaatttgtcgacaagttttagTTCCAAATTCATACAAAATGGGGACCAAATTCTGTTCCAAGtagggtttggtaccaaatggacAAGTTCTTTACTCGCAAACTGTGATATGAACATTGCGCAAAATTTTCTCTAAACAgaatttggctaactgggaccATACTGATATAATGAAAGACGCAAAATCTATATTTTTCTATacttacagtgaaatctcgttgtatttcagtcccgccgttctttttactgacaaaTCGGTGGTCGCCGAGCGTCccgtttgaaatacacagggcacgctggaaacctaagactCATTCCGAttgaaagtcataagaaacaTATGACATACAAACGTGACTGACGTTCCAACGgaaggaatatccgtctccgatataatgttgcacggagaagcggacagcgaagctcgagagccgtcgtcgccgaggagtgtgccacacattgtcggctatatcggtgtgagatcagaagaccactactaatccaattacaaaacttcttcatttttcgttatttttttgaaacttttaccaatatattcgtagcatttttctgattaaaattaaaccaaatatgatataattccgatgatatttacttatgtaacaagcgataaaagtttcgaacacagagaaggacagcgtatgggaaggaaagagccgccaagagtcgcggccgccggcacagatcaaagcccctCCTGAGCGCaagcctttaaatgaaaaatttaacttcttttttattaattacttttttatgcgactttcaccaatatatttgtgtcattattctgattaaaatgatatcaaacgcgatataattcggatcacatttacactaattttccgttaacgtaattgttatgggaagtagctttcatcgttcgttacacacgtaaatgtcatcggaattatatcatatttggtttcattttaatcagaaaaatgccacgaatgtgttggtaaatttttcataaaaaataacgaaaaataaagaagttttgtaattggattagtagtggtcttctggtctcacaccgatatagccgacaatgttgtggccgcgacggctcacgagattcggccactcaccgcggtggtgtgaggtttTCCACTGACTTGAAAACGTGAGGTTGGCATTggcatacaacgagatttcactgtatttaggaaattaaatatatattaaagtAAAAGATTACAATTTATCATCGAGATCCTAATTGACAAGAGAAAATTCTTATGTTATCACTATTGGATATTTTCGAACAACATTTAacttaaataatcaaaattcagGAAAATGTAAGAATGGAAGCGTCAGGTAACATTTAACACGCTATTGAATGTGTTCTGGCAAGAGATAGCGTGAACGCATTCACTGTAAAAAGAGAGAAAGCCGCTTTATTAAGGCTAATGTGTTATGCAACTTTTTTGTTAAACTTTTAGCGGCAAGATTGGACGTTTTTAATTTTAGTGGTCAGTTAACTTGATTTACTACATAGCgagttaaatttttaatactatATATCATGTAACCGTTACCAGATGGGAACAGTTAATAAACGTTATTTGTCTGAAATCTTATTTCTCTGGTTATCGAAGAAATTAATTGAAGCTTCAATATCAGGCATCCGCGAGAGGCTCGCTTTTTTCAAGGTATGAACACAGAATCGAATAGCTAATTAATTTAAGCTTGCAGGACCGTTCAACGATCTGGTGCTTGCTTTTCATCACTACTCACCCAGTACGTTCTGCGGATGGACCAAGCACTGTAGTGTTATGAATTATCTAAAAGAAAGCGTTAATATgtttttaattgaattacaatgtaagtTGCAACAGAAAGTTTACGACTtatgaaatttttgttattaagctattgttgttattaattatttattagtcgattttcattataatgttTATCGAAATTATGTAAGTGTAGCTATATTATCTAAAGAAGTCGATATACATACAAAAGTGCTTTCTTAGAGCTTACTCGTCTGCAATTTGAAACTATAACTATCAATTGTTTTCTggatttattatattgtattacatttattacatttaaataattattacattatattacaTTGCATTGAATTCATTTGAAATCCCAACAAATACACATAAGTTGAGTGAAAAAAATACAAGTGAGTGACTTTGCTTGATATATTTAGTATTAAAATAGTATCTCTACATGCCTGTCTACAAAAACATTGTTGATAATGCTGTAGATAATGCTTTGACGGTTATGATCAGTACAAAGTAATAAAAGTATGATTTTGATACAAAATTTACACATGATATTTCTGTTCTTCATTTTACAATAAGCTCAAATGTTTGAATAACATTCTTTAAGTGTAATACAGTATTTTACGGTGTTGTACTTACATTTGCCATGGAACAAGGTGGTCGTGCAGCAGCATATCTACCAAATGAACTACGTGTAACAGGTGGAGGATATTGAACTCCATTCATGCTGAAAAAAGACAGAAGTATTGTAAGATGTGTCCTTATTAAAATTACTGAACAATATTATCAATATACTTAATGTTATTAGAAGATACAATTCCTTAAAtagaagaattaaaataaataactttAAGGATGCTGGATTTGGTCATATCTAATCGTAGGTATATACACAGGGTGTTCACACTATTACTAGCCAGTGtgtttcttgcaaataataaatattagaaaaaatgaCAAAGGAAAAAGTAGTGCTGTTTTCTTTAAGCAACgtaatggcgtatgtaatttttttgtgtttgcaCTATCTTCTTAGAAATGAAGGTGATCATCaattctttaaatggaatgctatatattttgttatatcaCATGAAAGCGTGCGTCAAGACAAATTCTTTCCTATGTGATACAATGACCTTCTAGGTCGTACAaagtcagaaatggaagaaacattttgaatatatcATACTGATGTGTTTACTAGTATTCTTTATTGACCAGACTAAATACAATAAATGGCCAATATGACTTCCTTATTATGCATGTTCGGTTCGAATAATTACATTCTTGGTAGTTTCTTCTAATGTTGTCCAAGATATTAATGCACGTGCCTGCGTTATTTTACTTTTTAAGTTGTTAACATCTCTGGCCTGTGTATCACGACATTTTTACGAAATATTAcgtacaatataaaaatgttccttCCATTTCTAACCTTATATGACCTTATATGGTTATTGTGTCGTATTCGAATGAATTTGTCTTCACACAACGTTTTCAtatgataaaaaaagaaatatatataaagtcaaataaataataaaataaaacaataaaattaaatatataaaaataaaaataaaataaatatataagatatataatataaaaatatatataaaaattgaaggtcaccttcatttaaaaaaatagtgcAAACACAACAGAATGACACACGCCGTTACGTTGTTTGCAAAACACAGTATTATTTTTGCCTCCTTcattttttcgaatatttattatttgcaagaaaaacgctgaCTAGTAATTGCTGACAAACACTATTTGAGTTTTACATAAGTTGCAACATACGTACCCAGAATTACTTTTTCCAACATTGTTATGAATGTTGTTTTGTCCAGCAATGTCAATATTAGCGGGAAGGCTATATCTATTCGATCTCACGGCCGGATGTTCTAAAATTCACAAAAtactttataaaattaaattactgtTCCGTATTTTTCGTTTCTGGTGAAGCAACCTTGTAAGTTCCATGCGATAGTGATAATTCATACTGCACGATGGTTTCCTTAGAATTTTTGAATTACATTTCGCCAGGGATACTGCgatcaattttctcgaataaGTTAACTTCTGGGTAAAAAAAATGAGAGCAGCTCATTTATAATCGATGGAGAACACTTATCGTTTAAGGACAGCTTCGAATCGATCACACGACTCGCATAATAGGGTCGTTGGTCGTGTATAGGGTGACACTGACCGCAATTTTATGCGCCTTGGGGCAGGAATTACCGATTTAGGATACAGGCTACCGAAGAACAAATTGCAAGACAAATGTAATCGACCTTCGACCTGCCATTACCATACCCTTAACTTGAAACCAGATTGGCAACGAGCTCATGGGCAATGTGGTGTATTATACTTTTACGGCGGTACATGAAAAACGTGATACGTTCCCCGATTTATACACGATCATCGGATCACTGTAAATTACTAGTTTACAGGCCAAGCTCTTaggtttattaattttttttttagttgaaaACTCTTTTAGTAAGTAAGTGATTTaaagaatcgattttttaatatatttaaaaatagttactataaatattgttaaaattaaCTTTGTGACCTATAATAGAACTTCAGCCATATTTATAACTGCGTCTTTCAATCTTCGAAAGTGTTTTTAATAActgataattattaaaaattaataggcTGATTCTTAATTGTTCGAGTCCGTTTGAAGGTATTTTTAGAATGATATTCTTAACATACGAAACTACCAGAAAgcataaaaaaagaatttgaatCTTTTTAATCGTTGAACTAGTGAGACATTCTAAATGCCAAATGCAGGATGAAGATGATATACATACCGCCATCAAAAAATCCGTGGAAGACGACGAACTTATTGTTCTGCGGTATTATTTTGGAGAGGCCATAGTATTTGTCTAGAAAGGCTAAGAACTTCTCAGAAGGTCTATCGATCGCCAGTTTCACCGGCCTAATATGTTCTTCCTGGAAATTTAGAAGCAACTAGGAATTAGTCAACAATTAGTCAATCTTGAgatgaattaattaaatgagaATTTCCAAAACTGATAGTGGACTTATGTAAATACTATTCAATTTAAATAGAaatccgaatcaaaaaaagattTAGCTTGATAAGTCAAATGTTTGCAAATTAATGTGAAAGTAAAAGTTTTATTAACTCTGATGAAATCTATTGTTTTGTCGTATCTAATACAATTGCCTATATACAATACAGTATAAATTAGAGGCAAAAGTTAGTAAAACCATTTGTaatattcacaaattttttaaatttctatttctataaaTTATTTCGCAAATTTCGTATTTATACACTTTTAATATTACGAAAATATAGTACAATATTCCAATAtctttttctcagaaaataaagaatctttattactttaatttattgtactatttagtaTACCTAATTGTATAAATTATACAAGGCACATCGAATGCAAATTCTACTATAACGTTCAATcgtcgaatattaaaaatattcttcatcAAGTGACCACGGGAATGTTACAAGTGTTTATCAGATTCAATAGGATTTATATTTTCACTTTGACATAGatgaaatgaatatttttaacCCTAGATAACTAAACTATAATGCAAATGATGATGCCAAATAAAATCACGAATGCAATTGGACACTTTTAATTTAACAACGAAAACATTTTACCTTAAGAGAAAGGATACACGAAATGAAACAGTGTTATTCGATATTGAGTTTACTAATATAATAGAACTATTCGATGCATCATCTGGTATCACAAGATTCGAATGTTTGCCATTTTTACGAATGTTTAGTTATCCAAGGTTAAATGATACAAGTTTAGATTTTTACAAATTATGATATTTGCCGAACGTGCAAGGGGAGGTATAAATAACTGCTACTATTCTAAGCTTTAATGGTAACTAGAAACGTAGTGAgataataattattagcataaatttgaGTGGGGTCGCCTTGGCCCCAATATATAGTTCAGTTAACGGTTAATAAACTGGTGAAACATAATCTCAACTCAAATCACctattttaccattttttttttgtttgttaaccatttgcatcatagaaggcctttatcaccaaactttttttattattatatttaagtacaaaaattactacaagtaaaagaacttcatatttcagcattataagaaaaaataaattgagcgtatatatacgctccggtgacagtgatcaggaaaattgagcgtatatatacgctaatgatgcaaatgggttaaagatGGCTATATCGAGTTATTCAAAAGCGAGGACAAAGGTTATTGAAATAGCATAGCTATCCAACTTCCCAAAATGTGAGTGAAGTACTCATCGGCACTCTTGGTACCTTGGTCTAATAAGGAGAAACGAAAGTACCGAGGCGAAACAAACAGTTCGAATGAGTTCAGTCACCTTTCGGGTTACCTTCGCCCGTAACACCCACGCGTAACGACCTTTTGTCACGCTCCTATTTAAGATCGTTCACTAAATAATCTGCCAACGTAGGCCAGCCCGTTGCCTTTTCTTTTCCAAGATTTTGTTTAGGTACTCGATACATTTACTTCGTACGACCAAGCCGCTATTATCTAAAGCTTCGATCATCTACAGTCTACAGTATCGCAGTAATATTCGAACaacttttaaaaggacgataactttttacCCGACTACGCAAACACAGAAGGTAATTAAACGCTGAATCATACGACTTGGATTGTTTTGAGAAGACAGAACAATCAGTTTACTACAACTTTTTTCATGTGgacctataatgaaaatttaaaaagtacgttttgtaaatctgtacatacaattttttaatattttgttcaaAAAGAAATTGAGAATAAAGTCAAGAGCTTTGTTAATGCCACTGTAAAGAAGGAAAACCGGAATTTTTCACTTGTTTATTATCTTTGACAAAAAATTCTCTAAAACTTAGCACACCCGACAGACTTGTAAATGTACCCTGTAGGATAATTCATGATGCCGAGGGAAAGAATAAGAGGAAATGCTGAATCTATGGTAAGAAGAACTATGCCGACTGAGAAAACAGGTATTTCGTAGCAGTGCAGCTGCATATTCTAGATTATTTTTGCCTCGTTTTGTCATGGTTGGCGCACTTGTCGGAATCACTGCAAGTGCTGTCGGCTTAGCGACACGTGAATTCGCCCCGTGGTCTCACACACAGTGCTCAACTATCACGAACGCCGGCCTGTACGGTACTTTTCCGTAATTAATGCATATTAGCCGTACTCCCCGACGTGTTATAGAGACTGCCATTAGCGTGGCAGTTTCTCTGTGCACCTAGCGCAAAAATTCGTCCCgacgaaaattataaaaaattatatgaacCTCTAGGAATCGCGGAATTCTAACGTTTTTCCCCTTCCTCCTCTTAATATCGCTTTGTCAAGTAAGCGAGGACAAGGGTCGAAGGAATTACAGTAGAGCTTCCCGTATCCTAATCCCCGTTGTCTAAGTACCTATCATAATCATAACAATTTAGTACGAAGCTAACTGTGCAGCAGTGTCGCAATGGCAACGAACGAAAACTTGTGATTCTACTTaggtattgaaataaaatacgaGGTGATTAAAAAGCACGAAATTTCtgaaaatacaatacaattgGCAAAAATACATGGTGTCGGAAAATCTACAATAACAGACATTAAAAAACAAAACcttaatattgaaaattatatgcAATGTATAGATAGATTTCTCAGATGATAGAGTATATCACACACACaccaattttatttcacaagcTGAAATTGTAACTGAAGGTAATGATGAGGAGAACGTATTTTCTCATAAACCTTCTCACGTCGAAGCATTCGAGACATCCGTAAATACACAGTTGTCTACGTTGAGAaacatatacagtgtttactggatatatgttcaaaacacgggtctagtcagggacatatatgaGTCAGGAGATCCACGGTATTCCGGTATTCCGGTCCGGTATTCTTGGATccacgtcgaacgtagaaaaggccagcgaagctctagaggcctcggttcatggcccctcacgggatataccccgcggcagtggggtgTACAAATTGTAAAGTctcttgatttttattttaataagtgAAATTTAATATCCGAAAAGTTATTGTTCCGTTATTCGAAAATTCCGTTCTCCGACCACTCTTGTCTTCCTATTAATGCGGATATGGGAGGCTCTGCAGTACTGTAAATAGTTTACAATCCATGGCAGCCATTATCGCAAATACCGATCGCTATTTGATGTTTTTGAGTGTCTCATTAGTGACAATTTGTAATCTACGTTCAAGAGTGTGGTCGAGGACCGTTGCAACATCAACAGTTGCAATTGAAAATGACGTTATACTCGTGGCTTATGGACAACCAATAATGAAACTCGAAGCACATAATACATACTTTGAAATAATATGCACAAATATATTATAAACCATTCATACCAGAATAGTAAAAGCTTTTCATAAAGCTTCACTACGAAaagatttaacactaaacctaccgagcataaAAGTAGCAGATAtgcgttgccttataaaaacgaCAAGATTGTACTTTTTTAGagttcgtacaatttttattgtaatatgatcttcagtaaatttttaatctcaataattgtaaaataaaaaatttgaagccGTTTATTTGACCTGCAGAGGTAGAAAGGAAAGAAAGTCGAGCATCTAGACTGATACCTGTGAGAAAGAAACTATCAGAACACAATATGAAGAAAAGCACGTCGATAAAATAATTTGATTTGAATAATCTGATGCATAAAAtggaatttctttatttcaaataatctAATGCTTTAAAGTCTCACAATAATGGTGCGTAAGACATTTTTCTGTCTTTTGCATGTTATTCGAAttgtataaatgtataaagtGTTCCATTGGTCAATAACAACCGCGCAATAGCCATAAACTTAATTTGAAATGTGAATTTAACTCGATCATTTTTGCACTTGCATCGTGTATACAAATATCCACAAATTACACCTTTAAATCAGTGAAATAATCTTTTAGATTTTCTAATGACAAgtttaaattgtatttatttacgTTAGATGTTATTATATGATATGACATAACTGAATTTTTCCATTTCaccttatttttatgttatgtattatttatataacGAGCGTAATTTTTCTATTTGGTCGTTGGTTATAATTTGGTTTGCCGTGGCGATTGCTTGCGAAACGAGAAACTTTCGCAACTAGTTGAACAGGATCGTGGCAACGTTACTTCGTTTTGCACAAGGTTTCCGTGGAAGTAGTTTAGATCAAGATCACACGTCGCCTTTCTGCTTTTACTCGGGAAGTAATTACACCTTGTTTGCGATCCGGACGATTTCCAATCTGCGCGGGTGGAATCTGTGTATACGGGACGTGCGAGTTTCTTCGTGGTTCCCACGAGTATGGGATCGAATTCATCGGCAGATCAAGCATGGTTTCTCCCATAGATTCTCATACTACATTCAATTTGAAATTTCTAACCAACAGGATAGACTTATTGGTAGAGTGTGGATTTTACTTAATGTCATGAAGAAACGGAGAGTGTCGATGTATTAGTCttgacatattaaaattattgaagaaagaaagaaatttgcaTTTAGCTCCTATATCTTACAATtaatgcagaaaaatccgcattGGATAATTAGATTTATCTTTCCTTCAAGGAATGTTGGGACATTAAAAACCTATaggttaagggacccaattactgtaggggtaccaattgctgtgtatatattaattatatttatttttaaagcataatgactatttaaaaagagatacagTGAATCTGGGATATATGTCGTCGAGATTTCTGAGTTAgccgtcgtggaattatccccactaccgcggggtatagcccgtgaggggccaagaagctcgagagccccCGCCGCCGCGGAGTGTGAAtataacacggttcgggtataTTGGTGTGAGGCcaagagaccactactaatccaataagaaaatttctttatttttcattactttttatgggactttcaccaacacattcgtggcatttttctaatgaagatGATGATATCTACTTGTGTAATGAAggtgaaagttacttcccattacaattacattaacggaaaattagtgtaaatgtgatccgaattatatcgcgtttgatcGGAATTGTATTGTGTTTGGTACAATTTTActcagaaaaattcaacgaaCATACTGTTGAAAGTCtcgaaaaaaaataattcataataaaaaaagtctaagttttgatttaaaggcctgagctcacgccagtctttcaactttcccgaacgcttcgactctccgcgtctttttctttctcatacgctgtccttcttggCGTCCGAAACTATCACCGTTCATTACTCAtgtaaatattatcggaattatatcatatttggtatcattttcattagaaaaatgctacgaatgtgttggtgaaagtcccataaaaagtaatgaaaaataaagaagttttgttattggattagtagtggtctcctggtctcaaaTCGATATACTCGACTCGTATTATTCTCGGTCTCTCgagtttcttggcccctcacggggtataccccgcggtagtggggataattcagcgacagttatcggccatgcctcgacgacatatatatagaattcactgtacaacatttttgggacgccttgcatatcattttttcatattattacgaATAACGGatatattcaaggtggtcaaagCTGGTGGGCAATCCTACGCAAAGGTGGattgaatataaataaatatgaacATGGAAAAGCAGACTACTTACAGACAACATATGCTGGTAGAGAATATTCCCAAGGCCCATGCGTTGTCGGGACTCGTGGACGTAAAAGTCTAAAATGCACCTAGGCTTCAGCTGGTAATGAGCTCCTGTTTCGTCGAACATGAAAAGATTCTTCGATCCGGTCTTTAGCAGGCCAACTACGCTGCCCAGTCCCCTGTAAAATCGAAGCAAGGTTGAAACATTACGCGGATAATGATTCACGGTTGTGGTCCAACGTTCGTGATCCGCGTTGCTCGAAACGCATATGATTTTCATCCACCATGAATGTAAAACTTTATCTTTTAACAACTGCAACTACGGGACCCGTTCAAATCACGgattgtaaattttttattaattgttatAAAGATGCATTTATAGAGAAGAATATCTCTTCTGACacatattatgataaaaatcgctaaatatttaatcaattttaGTGCTGCgtagatctagtgttaatttcGTACACAATCCTTCAAATAATTTCATGAAAAGTTTCACTACAATGCATCGTAGAAGTAGGTTCATGCTgcttaattttttttcatttttatgacATTCAGGTAATAATTTCACCGTCCCTGTTCCTATTAGACAGATTGTGAAATGCTTGAAGACGTATAGCCTCGCAATATACATGTAAAATAGTAAACATCTACacgtttatttattgtaaattggGCATGCAATtttaaacataaaatatttcatttaacgAAGTAAATGTTTAAACAgtgttttatttgaaaaatattgataatagttcggatttatttttaaatgagatgaattttaattaaatttactttTCCCAATATTATAGTTATTTTCGTTATCGTCCCGTTTTTGTCCTCAATTTATTTTCACTACCAACGAATACTTGGGGCACAAGTATTACATATtcataaaatagaaatattttttcccaGAATTTTActtactatttaaaatactgTTCTATTGCACTGAATATCATCTATTGCCCTAAACAGTATTTCGAATATTTCACAAGTTAACTAAATATTGTTATGAAACAGACTAATTCAACGAATAGTTCGAAACATTTATGTTAGTAACGTTCCTcattatacatatgtacatacgtTGTGAGTGAAACGTTCATAATAGAATTTCTTCGTGTTATttctaaattaataaaatatatattttttatacgtgTTTTTGTTAAATAACACCTATGGAGACGAAGGTTTACATAATGTCTAAAGGGATTTACATTCACTTACATTGAAGGTTTACATAATGTTTAAAGGGGTTTACATTCACTTACATTGAAGGTTTACATAATGTTTAAAGGGGTTTACATTCACTTACATTGAAGGTTTACATAATGTTTAAAGGGGTTTACATTCACTTACATTGAAGGTTTAAATTCTTGATGTAATAAGAATATCAAGCgaataataaattaatgaagaaataaaatgcgTTTATTTTCCACGGTTTGCTGCAAAGTTTAATATTAACAAACGGCTCGTTTCTGGCTCGTTAAAAACTCTTGACCGTATGCTTTTCAGTATTTTGAcaaatcattattttttattttgcttcgAGAAAGTTATCCAAGACTTCTAACTATATATAGTATATGGTAATGCGTGAGGGTAAGGTTCGTTAAGCAGAACGGATGAGGAAGAGCTTCATACTCTGATTCGCGCGACTTTTTAGAGGTTCATGGCCATGCCACGTTGGCCGTTATCGCGAAGCAAAATTGCTTTACAAGATTCGCAAGA
It contains:
- the LOC143355765 gene encoding alpha-tubulin N-acetyltransferase isoform X2 codes for the protein MEFKFNVNKLLPRKINKVTHALIPEDFKGDHRELNECQRQLSRILDDMGEASARAQGLNKPITNALKLRDTDHIIYLLVDNEANRGLGSVVGLLKTGSKNLFMFDETGAHYQLKPRCILDFYVHESRQRMGLGNILYQHMLSEEHIRPVKLAIDRPSEKFLAFLDKYYGLSKIIPQNNKFVVFHGFFDGEHPAVRSNRYSLPANIDIAGQNNIHNNVGKSNSGMNGVQYPPPVTRSSFGRYAAARPPCSMANIIHNTTVLGPSAERTGEISLYANANLTFSSQWKTSHHRGEWPNLVSRRGHNIVGYIGVRPEDHY
- the LOC143355765 gene encoding alpha-tubulin N-acetyltransferase isoform X1, coding for MEFKFNVNKLLPRKINKVTHALIPEDFKGDHRELNECQRQLSRILDDMGEASARAQGLNKPITNALKLRDTDHIIYLLVDNEANRGLGSVVGLLKTGSKNLFMFDETGAHYQLKPRCILDFYVHESRQRMGLGNILYQHMLSEEHIRPVKLAIDRPSEKFLAFLDKYYGLSKIIPQNNKFVVFHGFFDGEHPAVRSNRYSLPANIDIAGQNNIHNNVGKSNSGMNGVQYPPPVTRSSFGRYAAARPPCSMANIIHNTTVLGPSAERTGENPSTAAVIQSKPERPRSLSLYSEEEQKQRTSELSTVPTPALPDHQPTPLATILRETEKTEKNVKPSPSCSQEVVAGTNQHSRLDLKFYHSPLW